The genomic window gaaatattggcaTCCTTTGGAACTTAGAATCcgaatgatattattgattctcttcttttagcttttcttgattcttgaacacagcttcttttttgtgctttgcaccttgagcctagccgtgactctaagcgttttgttttcaagtattaccatcggatacataaatgccacaagcactaaactgggggaacccttttagttcgaatttagctttgcttaaattcccagacagtggtgctcagagttATTAAGCATACTTTTTAGCCTTGGATTACGACTTTAAATGCTCAgtttcaagctttttacttgacactttcacaccacaagcatatagttaggaatagcaactcatttgagctttttagaccaattttgaccctcctgaccattgatgctcaaagtcttggatcctttctCTTtcgaattttctttttatttttattttctttttttttttgctgtttctttcgcttcaagaatcaatcttttttatttttcagagaaccaataatacttctctaaattcactgttcttcaagagccaacatactcaacttcaatatcaattatgcacagttaattcatacattcagaaaatagagATTAGGCCATCATATCAAAGTAATcagaataactcataatatataatTCAAAATCTCgtgcattttactacttctttttcaaaaattttcttttaagcttaGTGGGCAATTCATGAGATATCTTTaaccataaaaattttgaaaataaactaCTAAAGCAAAATCCTAAGAGTGATCATGCAACAgctagaatagaaaacagaaaatagaatgaaatactgaaaaataaaaagaaagggggaatgaaactcaaccacctcagtgctGATGGTTGCTCAGGCTGTGCTCTTCTATGAAGATGATttacctccctttggtgccattaatgatAGTATAAACCTAGAGCTTGctctacaacaccaaacttaaaagctttgcttgtccctaagcaaagaaaacttggtccctttttggcattgaacgccatgaTTGTTTCCcttatgggcattgaacgcccaagcaCTCTTCCccttctagcgttgaacgctagtaaggGGCACCCTCTTGGGTGTTCTGTTTCTTTCCTATGCATTCCTGTTTTTGTTCTAATggctacacatgatcacaaacattagaaAAACTATGAAAACTaagaaaaacaatagaaaatagaataatatgaaatcaaactaaaataacagaaagaaaatagaaaataagaaaatactATAGGTAattatggctgggttgcctcccaacaagcacttattTACTGTTATTAGCTTGACGGATAGCTCTTTCAAGGAGGGAGATAGTCATAGAAGCTTAAATCCTCACTTCTTACTGTGGGATCCTTTTCGGTGCTCTCATGGATCAGCTCAATATGCTCAGGATACAGGAtcattgatgagggaaaaacgattccacacaaactcaccggcaagtgtaccgggtcgcatcaagtagtaattactcacaagagtgaggtcgatcccacagggattgatggattgagtaaCTTTAGTTTGGTGATGAAtgtagttaagcgaatatttgatgatttgagtgagaTTTTATTAACGGAAGTGAAATTGCAAGTAAACTAAAGAGCAGAAAGGAAatttgtagaatcttaaatgcagaagaagtaaaattgcagaaacttagggtgcaagaaattaaaagagcagaaacttaaattgcaataaaagtaaatagctgaaacttaaagtgcaagtaatataaattactGAATATAACTTGctgagaaatttaaattgcatgaatagtaaagggatttgggtattgggaATCAAAACAGAACTGAAAATGTAAATCGCAGTGAACTAAAGAGTGCTCAAAGGAAGAAATTTAGGAAACAGATTAGTTAGTATTTCAGTgccaaaatagaaattgaaacagAAGAGTCAAAGCAGAATGAAAACGTAAACCAATTCTAAAATCTTAGAAGAGAAATTGACTATTGCATAAAATTaacgaaacagaaaagaaaatttagTCTCAATAACTCTCAAAACAGAAATGCAGAAACtgcagaagaaataaaattaGAAAGCAAACTATGATTAGATCTCAAATTCTTAGAActgtgaaagaaaaaataaaatatgagttCTCAGATGAAGAATTTTAGCAAAATTCTTCAATCCAAGTTCAAGATCCAAAACAGAAAGTACAAGGTTGTAGAAGAACGAATGTgaaaacagaaaggaaaatttcagatctgatctcaattctaaaattaaaaattgaaaaactcCGAGAGAGCCCTTTAAAATTAAATTCCTATCTATATATACATTTTCTATTTCAGGCTTTCAGCACTTGGAGTGGGCATTTTGGTCTTGCACGAAGTTGATCAAAATGGCCATTTGTTGCAGCTTCAGGTGAACGTAGCATTCTCAATTTGAACGTAGCGTTCTTTCACCGATGCGGGCACGTCCTGTGCGTGAGCGTATCCCTGGCATTCTTCGTCATCGATGCGGGCGCGTACTGTGCGCGAGTGTGCCCTTGAGCAGCGTTCATTAATTGAATGCTTCATTCGCTCCATGAACGCTATATCCGCGTGTGCACGTGCGCTTGTATAGCAACAAATCAGTTCTGCGTTCTAGCATCTTGTACGCGTCTGCGTCCATCACCACCTTTATTCCATTGGTGCGGGCGCGGCAggtgcgcgtgcacgtcgattCCCTTTTTCAAGTTTCCACTCAGAAATTATCGCAGGCGTTCACTCGAAATGAACGTAGCGTTTATTGTTGGTGAACGCTAATCCTCGATGCACGCGGGCGCGCCATCTGCACGTGCGCGTGGATCTCCAACTTGCTTCTTCACGCGGGGGCGGCTAGTGCGCGTATGCGCCcttgtgaacgtagcgttcattgAGTGAACGCAGCGTTCTCCTGCACGTTacttttctctttgtttcttcttctcaTTTCTTCACCTGTTATCAATTAAACATaccatcaaagtctcaccaaaatcataagatttTGCATCATctataataatcaactaaattgtgcataaatctcatgatttaaTACAAAAATCAACAATGTTTAATTGAGTCAAGGCaacatgaaattctactccaatcacttacttattgtgcaagaacgTGTATAAAACCTactgaaacaaatgaaaaatgcttgtgatactagcataagatgacttgtcatcataacaccaaacttaaatcttgcttgtctctaagcaagcactaaaacatgagaagaaatgaaataaaACAGAGAAGCATATATGTCTTTTTGCAGCAGATAATTgaatttggttcatggggttttatgcagacatgATGCAGCTCAATTATTGCCAGCTTCCAATCAAGAAATGCCTCTTTGAGTGTTGACTAGAGTTGCTGTTATAATTCCTTATTCTTTATTGATCCATCCTTGTTAACTTTTTCTTTCTACCTTTTGCTTCAAAAGCTTGTTTTTCAATTGTAGCTAAGTGTTGCAGAAGCTTTTTGGCTCAATTCAACACATATTTACTACATACACTTGGCTCACACttcttcttaggaacattgatgcccagcacctctttggctcactaaatgctttgtagctaggttgctcttaaTAATAGACTTTCAGTTGGTAATCctggattagttaatccaagttaccaagttttaaaagacttttcagaacctaattgtccaagcatatcctagtacaagaagcaccacaggcatatgtcctaaggtccaagctattggtgtctagccttattatttttttctttcttgttgcCAATTCTAagcttttcttcctttcctttcttgctttttctttttccaaggatGATTATTAATTGAAGGCTTTACAACAGCAACCAAGTTCACACTACAAAGATATATCCTATCCTGTAGCTTTTATTGTTGAGCCTATCATCTAATAAAGCAATTACCACCATAGAACTTTATTATCATTCCTACCACATTGGATAATCACTTTCTTTttcaacattttctcttattgatgcaggAAGGAAACAAGACAGAATTTAATGCAGATGAGTAATAACCAGCATCTCAACTAGTGCATTTAATAGACATCAAAAATTGCACTATTTACACCAAGTATCCAGGTAAACAGCAGCTTCTCATTCAGAATATTTCAAAGCAGAGTGAATtttgtgacaatacaacctctcaggagtgtcttgcagctttccttttgtcatcatcatcttttacttttgcaTTTCCCTTAGTGATGATTCTTTTAAGCGGCTGAGTGTCTTTTCTGCAcaattattggaagttgcttgttttccAGGCACTTAGGTAGGTTATTAGTATGCATGAATTATTGTAGattcttgaacttactttggtgagggaacaccaaacttagtcccttgctacTGTCTATAATGCATTAGTTACATGAAACCTTGTGCTTTTGCTAAAagtaataaaactgaaaactagaaaACATACAATGGTTTAGTGGTTtccctgattgcttggagctagtgaccatttatgcagagggttgaaatgtgtttttaaatgagatttttggtggaacaccaaatttagcatccttcattcacccttaaattgttttggtgtgcaataccaaacttagctccttgcaatacagataaatctacttaaccCTTTTTTTGAAATAGTTAAGAGAAGAAatctacctctggttgggttacctcccaacaagcacttctttatcgtcattagcttgacgttcttCATCCTTGTTTATCCCAGCTCATGAATGCTCTCTTCTTTGTCCCACTAGCCTTCCAAGTAATGCTTTGCTCTGTGACCGTTTGCTGTGAAAttgttctttgttgcttcatctagcagaTCAAGGCTCCCATAAGgaagaacctttgtcaccaagtagggaccagtccatttagacttgagtttgccagggaaaactttgagcctggagttatacaagagtacttgctgtcctggtttgaactccttctttgagaTCCTTTTGTCATGACATCtcttagctttttccttgtatatcttagcatttccATAAGCTTCcagtctaaactcatccaactcatttaattgCAATAGCCTCTTCTCTCTTGCTGCTTGAgagtcaaggttgaggagtttagtggcctagaaagctttatgctcaagctctacagggagatgacaagactTGCCATATAATAACTGAAAAGGAGACTTTGAAATAGGAGTTTTGaaggctgttctgtatgcccagagagcatcttcTAATTTTATGGCCCAATCCTTTCTTGTGTTCCACACTGTCTTCTCCAAAATTTTCTTTAACTCCCTATTtgcaaaacaagagttaaatgatgcaaacaAGTGtcaaatgaattgccaaagacagaaaaatcatgcATGAagacttttaaaaatttttccaccatgttagaaaatatagaaagcatacacctttgaaaagttgcaggggcattgcatagcccaaagggcatccttctgtaagcaaatactccaaatggGCAGGTGAAgaaagtcttttcttgatccttgggatccaccactatttgattgtatccagagTACCCGTCCAGGAAGCAATAGTAtgcatggccagccaatctttccagcatctggtcgatgaatgggagaggaaaataatctttccttgtagcatcattcagCCTTATATGAtcgatgcacattctccaccccgtcactgtccttgtgggaatgagttcattcttctcatcgAAGATGATAGTCATGCCACctttctttggcactacttgtactgggctcacccaagagctgtcagagattgggtatatgattccagcattccatagcttcatcacttctttttgaaccacctccttcatggttgggttaagccttctttggggttgaactacAGGCTTTGAATCTTCCTCTAGTAGAATTTTGTGCATACAGATGGCAGGGCTTATGCCTTTGATATCATCAATTGTCCATCCCAAAGCTGTCTTGTGAGCTTTCAGTATCTCAATCAGCTTTGCTTCTTCTTCCATGCTAAAAGAGGAATTGATGATTACTGGCAGAGTCTCTCCTCCTCCAagaaatgcatatttgagatgaggGGGTAGAGGCTTTAATTCTTATTTTGGCCTCTGTTCTGTCTTGCCTTCAAAGGAGACTTCTACTACTTCCTCTTCTAGGATGTCTTGTTCCACTTCAGTTTCCTCTTCCCATTCATTGGCTTCAAGTAGCTCCTCCTCCAATTCTTCTATCATCTCCACCCTCATATGCTTTTCCTTCTCAGGTGGATGTTGCATGGctttaaagacattgatgatcatctTTTCACCATGCACTCTGAGGGTCATTTCTCCTTTCTCTATATCAATtatagcccttgctgtggctaggaaaggtcttcctaagatAATTGAGTTGTGTCCTTCTTCTTCTATGTCTAAGATGACGAAATCATTAGGGAATATGAATTCTCCTATTTTCACCAGCAAATTTTCCACAACTCTATTTGGTATCTTGAGTGATCTATCAACCATTTGGAGTGACATTCTGGTAGGTCTGACTTTATCTATCGAAAGCTTTTTCATCAATGAAAGAGGTATCAAATTAATGCTGGCACCCAAATCACAGAGGGCTTTTTCCAAAGTCACATTGCCTATGATGCATGATAGGATGAAATTCCcaggatccttgagttttggtgggagcCATTTTTGGattactgcactgcattcttgagTTAAGATCACCATTTCCTTCTCATTCCAgtttctcttcttgttgatgatCTCTTTGAGGAATTtagcatatagaggcatttgctccaatgcttcagcaagtgggaTATTGATCTCTAGCTTCTTAAAAACTTCTAAAAACTTTAGGAACTGTTGATCTTTGAGCTCCTTTTGCAATATTTGAGGATATGATTGAGGAGGAGTGTAAGGCTTCACTTctttcctctgttcttgtgaatGTTCCTCAATAATCTGCTTCCCCTTCTTTGAAGCTGGTGGTTCCTCATCCTTCTCCTTGAGCTCTTCTTGGTTCTTTTCTTCAATTGTCACTTGCTTCTTACTGCTAGCCTTgccattgataaaccccatatttaaggtttatcttgtgttaaatttagagagttttgtcaacctttctcctatttattcaatgaagtagcatgattttgtaaattcttctttaattgtgcttaagagtgaaaacatactttttaggtccttaattgtttaatcttgatttatctttgattccattagataccttgatatgtttgttaagtgatttcagatttaggaggcaaagatagGATCAAGAGAATGAACGAAAAGcaagtaaaaatggagaactcatgaagaaatgaaggaatcgctaaAGCTGTCAAGCCAACCTCTTCCCACTTAAtaggtcataacttgagctatagaggtccaaatgatgcggttttagttgcgttggaaagctaacatccggggcttcgaaatgatataatatGTGACATAGTTTCTATACgtatggtgatgcgtacgcgcactgtacgcgcacgcatcattgctgccatatgatccacttaaagcaatacgtggccagcgaattctgaagccttgtgggcccaatctaactcatttctgatgctatttaagccaaggattgaaggggaatcaacatactttagacacttttgatcattagtttagtttaggttagttttagagagagaagctctaacttctctctagaattaggattaggattaggtttagttcaataatctagatctaggttccaattcatgctttcctcttcttcttctcaattctttgttgttgcatttatgattcctctattcttttgttgtaatttcctttatattgtttctatgctttattgtagatctactcttgttccttctattttcttccaattcaatttgaggtaattcataataattgtgtttcttttgattgttgttattaattcctttcaataagtagttgttagatttcattgttgttatcaatttactttgctttccttttatgccttccaagtgtttgatgaaatgcttggttggattttagtgtagattttgttcctcttggctttggtagagtaattagtgatgcttgagttatctaattcctttgtagattgataattaaaagttgctaattgatttggataccattaaagctagtctttcccttgggagttggctaggacttgtggaattaagttgattcatccacttgactttcctccatgattagaggttaactaagtggtagcaatggacaattgtggtcacaattgaggaggataactaggataggacttctagttctcatatcttgccaagacttttttagttgttagtttattttcattgctatttacttttcatgtttcttatccaaaaccccaaaaacatacctcataaccaataacaagacactttgctgcaattcctagggagaacgacctgaggtttgaattcttcggtttataaattttaggtgtttgtacttgtgacaaacaaatttttgtatgaaaggactattgttggtttagaaactacattgcaacgagatttcatttgtgaaattctaaaccacacaaaagtctaatcatcaaaatggcgccgttgccggggaattgcaatggtgttattttATTGGTtagtgtatatatgtgaatattgtgaatagcttgatttttggattgtttgCTATTCTTTGCcagtttaggactttgtttcattatttttctattagcttttgaattttattttctcttttcattatgaattctcactttggctatgagtttggttctaactatgttgtaggaaatgagggctacaatatggatgtgtatcaaggataggataatcaaaggtgggaggagccatatgcatatgatcaatcctcttggaaacaacctccaccaatgcactatgaacaagagccattctatgatgcatatcaatccaatggctatggtgaatctccttgtgactttcaagaactaccaccatatgcctatgagccatatcctcaacataaccctcaaccatactcacaagtcacttttcaccaaccaccttcatatgaccctaatccttatccatccCACCAACAACCAcataagccatatgaaccacacatagagccaccactattccaacatcaatattttcaagaaccaccccctccatattattaccaagatgaaccacctccaatgtatgaaaagtttcaaccacaagatgaatactactttctaccacaacctcccatggaagaatactcatgtctattgatccaagagccacatgatcctaatcatattatccaagaggaataagagtcaagggatcgtatcaaggaaacattggatcaacttcaagcaaccatggagcatgttgtgcaacaagtggaaagaggggaaattattgaaccaccacaactctaccaagaagaaccaccttcctactatggatccttcccccaaattgatgaacccttACATCcatcc from Arachis ipaensis cultivar K30076 chromosome B09, Araip1.1, whole genome shotgun sequence includes these protein-coding regions:
- the LOC107615688 gene encoding uncharacterized protein LOC107615688, whose product is MGFINGKASSKKQVTIEEKNQEELKEKDEEPPASKKGKQIIEEHSQEQRKEVKPYTPPQSYPQILQKELKDQQFLKFLEVFKKLEINIPLAEALEQMPLYAKFLKEIINKKRNWNEKEMVILTQECSAVIQKWLPPKLKDPGNFILSCIIGNVTLEKALCDLGASINLIPLSLMKKLSIDKVRPTRMSLQMVDRSLKIPNRVVENLLVKIGEFIFPNDFVILDIEEEGHNSIILGRPFLATARAIIDIEKGEMTLRVHGEKMIINVFKAMQHPPEKEKHMRVEMIEELEEELLEANEWEEETEVEQDILEEEVVEVSFEGKTEQRPK